A segment of the Pyruvatibacter sp. genome:
ATCACGGATGCAAACGGGCGTGATCTGTCAGGAGACATCGGCGCACCTTATGTGCCTGCGCTTCGCAAAGCGGCAGCGTCACTCACAGCCAGGCTTGCCCCAGTGGCAGGGGCCTTTGTCGAAGACAAGAAATACGCGCTGGCCATTCACTTCCGCGAGGTCACCCCCCGCGATCAGGCACGGGTTGCCGACATTGTGGCGTCAGAGGTCAACCGCCACCCAACCCTCCGGCGCACCGGCGGCAAAATGATCCACGAGCTGCGTCCGGCCATTGAGTGGAACAAGGGAACCGCGGTCGTACACATCATGAAGGCCCTCGGCCTCGCGACAGCAAACACCCTACCTGTCTATATCGGCGATGACGAAACCGATGAAGATGCGTTTCGCGCCGTGCACGACACTGGTATCGGCATCAAGGTGGGCACTGACAATACGCCGACGGCAGCCCGCTACTCGCTTGAGACACCAAAAGACGTAAACACATTCGTTGGCCAACTCGCTGACCTCTACGAGCCCCGATAGCCAACAAGCGGCAGGCGACTTATGGGGCACTGGCGGGACAACGTGTCGGAAACGCCATAACGCGCGTCAAACATGTGTCACGTTCGCAACGCCTGCCACGCGGGTTTATGGTTAACGGACGCACAAACGCCGCCAACCCATTGCGGCAATGAAATAATTTCCTCTAGGCTGACCCAAGCCCTGTTCCGTTTTGAGCGTCGGCCAATTTGGGAAGCCCCATGTCAATCACACT
Coding sequences within it:
- the otsB gene encoding trehalose-phosphatase; translation: MEYTPLSASHPDALKDFKTIEAILRGKTPALFLDYDGTLVPLARRPELATASDELRAAIARLAVLMPVAVVSGRGRADVMQILGVSGIAYAGSHGFDITDANGRDLSGDIGAPYVPALRKAAASLTARLAPVAGAFVEDKKYALAIHFREVTPRDQARVADIVASEVNRHPTLRRTGGKMIHELRPAIEWNKGTAVVHIMKALGLATANTLPVYIGDDETDEDAFRAVHDTGIGIKVGTDNTPTAARYSLETPKDVNTFVGQLADLYEPR